In the genome of Oxalobacter aliiformigenes, one region contains:
- a CDS encoding tetratricopeptide repeat protein yields MITNIRKKKLLQGISAMMLGFLFVLTGPSQADSANESEIPAKKQDSRPDLPKSDRSTDHERSEVDLLTKSSSVSISTQEMLPPRSLTNDLLYQILSADIAEQRGLDVYAYETMLDAAKETADPRLARRAAEIAVKNRNVKDALQAVRLWHKLAAQSEEAEKYLLGFLVLDNRLDEVKDYFSSRLAAATPEKRVALFYQLQQLLAGTKNKTDAFAIMEEVAAPYQDTPEAHLSLAVSALMKNDRSRARDEAQKALVLKPDSEMAVLTYAQVSSNISEAIDILSAFLLKYPESREVRISLARLLLGQKKYENARQEFEILLDSDPQDLMALYSLGLLSIQENDYISAEKYLERYLGTSSAQSTENRQESIQVLFLLSQIAEEQHRYDESLQWLSRINPDEDDEVALGMEIRKAQIYAKKGNVNRARKIITDLANENPYEREKLLLTEAQILKEVKRTKDAFNVLKSGVAQFPQNTNILYDYALAAENLGKYGLMEESLKRIIEIDPNYQQAYNALGYSLADRNLRLDEAFILIDKAIKLAPDDPYIIDSLGWVFFRQGDLDLAEQNLRHAYKLRSDNEIAIHLAEVLWTKGNRQEALSLFSKVKKKDPDNDLLNSTLTRLKIKL; encoded by the coding sequence ATGATTACTAATATTCGGAAGAAAAAGTTATTACAGGGCATTTCCGCTATGATGTTGGGCTTTTTGTTTGTCTTGACTGGTCCATCGCAAGCGGATTCAGCAAATGAATCTGAAATACCAGCAAAAAAGCAGGATTCTCGACCCGACTTGCCTAAAAGCGACCGTTCTACTGATCATGAAAGGAGCGAAGTTGATTTGTTGACAAAATCGTCGTCTGTTTCAATTTCGACACAAGAAATGTTGCCGCCCAGGTCGCTGACGAATGATTTGCTTTATCAAATATTGAGTGCAGATATTGCAGAACAGCGTGGTCTTGATGTGTATGCTTATGAGACCATGTTGGATGCTGCAAAAGAAACTGCGGATCCTCGCCTTGCCAGAAGAGCGGCTGAGATCGCTGTCAAAAATAGAAATGTAAAAGATGCTTTGCAAGCGGTACGCCTTTGGCACAAATTGGCCGCGCAATCTGAAGAAGCTGAGAAGTATTTGCTGGGATTTCTGGTGCTGGACAACAGACTGGATGAGGTCAAAGATTATTTTTCTTCCAGACTGGCTGCGGCAACACCAGAGAAACGGGTAGCGCTGTTTTATCAGCTTCAGCAGCTTCTTGCAGGAACCAAGAACAAAACGGATGCTTTTGCGATAATGGAAGAAGTCGCGGCACCGTATCAGGATACACCTGAAGCACATCTATCGCTGGCAGTATCCGCCTTGATGAAAAACGATCGAAGCAGAGCCAGAGATGAAGCTCAAAAAGCACTTGTTTTAAAACCGGATTCCGAGATGGCTGTGTTGACGTATGCACAAGTTTCTTCCAATATCAGTGAGGCCATTGATATCCTTTCTGCATTTTTGCTGAAATATCCGGAGTCACGCGAAGTAAGAATTTCACTTGCCCGTTTGTTGCTGGGACAAAAGAAGTATGAAAACGCAAGACAGGAATTCGAGATATTGCTGGATTCCGATCCTCAGGATTTGATGGCGCTCTATTCGCTTGGATTATTGTCCATTCAGGAAAATGACTATATTTCGGCAGAAAAATATTTGGAAAGGTATCTTGGAACATCTTCTGCTCAGTCCACGGAGAATCGTCAGGAATCAATACAGGTTCTGTTTTTGCTGTCCCAGATAGCGGAAGAACAGCATCGATATGATGAATCACTTCAGTGGCTTTCCCGAATAAACCCGGATGAGGATGATGAGGTTGCATTGGGTATGGAGATCAGGAAAGCTCAGATTTATGCAAAAAAAGGAAATGTCAACAGGGCAAGGAAAATCATTACGGATTTGGCGAATGAAAATCCTTATGAACGGGAAAAATTGTTGCTGACTGAGGCACAAATTCTGAAAGAAGTCAAAAGAACAAAAGATGCTTTCAATGTTCTCAAGTCGGGAGTTGCGCAATTTCCGCAGAATACCAATATTCTGTACGACTATGCTTTGGCTGCAGAGAATCTGGGGAAGTATGGGCTCATGGAAGAATCATTGAAACGGATCATTGAAATCGATCCAAATTATCAGCAAGCTTATAACGCTTTGGGGTATTCATTGGCAGATCGTAATCTTCGACTGGATGAAGCATTTATACTGATCGATAAGGCAATAAAACTGGCACCCGATGACCCTTATATTATAGATAGTCTTGGTTGGGTTTTTTTCAGACAGGGTGATCTTGATTTAGCTGAACAGAATTTGCGTCATGCCTACAAATTGCGATCGGACAATGAGATAGCAATTCATCTTGCCGAGGTGTTGTGGACAAAAGGAAATCGGCAAGAGGCTTTGTCGCTTTTCAGTAAAGTCAAAAAGAAAGATCCTGATAATGATCTGTTGAATTCAACTTTGACACGTCTGAAAATCAAACTTTAG
- the lptF gene encoding LPS export ABC transporter permease LptF — translation MIFQRALKRELFSTAAGVFLTLFTITITMMLIRILGQAAKGRVASEDVMALIGFTSLNYMPIILILTGFVSVLLVVTRSYQDSEMVVWFASGLSLTRWLRPVMEFAIPIVVLVTLLGFFVTPWAYRQSAEFRERFEKREDIARISPGKFQESAAAQRVFFVEKMSDDLGKVKNVFINSTKNGEITTVVSQNGTVETNDKGEKFVVLEDGMRYQETPDQSDFRIMEFEKYTAYIAPKGDVTVSDISTRSMTTMELLTDANSKKMGELVWRIGLPFMSVLLMLLAIPLGFVNPRAGRSFNLIIAVLLYMTYSNLSSFIQAYVSQNKLAFGLAWWPLHLIVALIILLLFALRLGVNSKYHPYVLLSAMKHKRLRDKGNRS, via the coding sequence ATGATTTTTCAACGTGCGCTTAAACGTGAACTGTTTTCTACGGCAGCAGGCGTATTTTTGACGCTGTTCACGATTACCATCACGATGATGTTGATCCGCATACTGGGACAGGCTGCAAAAGGAAGAGTTGCGTCGGAAGATGTCATGGCACTGATTGGTTTTACATCGTTGAATTATATGCCGATCATACTGATTCTGACGGGATTTGTCTCTGTCCTGCTAGTCGTGACGAGAAGTTATCAGGATTCTGAAATGGTTGTCTGGTTCGCTTCCGGGTTAAGTCTGACAAGATGGTTGCGTCCGGTGATGGAATTTGCCATCCCTATCGTTGTTCTGGTGACGTTGCTGGGATTTTTTGTAACTCCCTGGGCTTACCGTCAAAGTGCCGAATTCAGGGAACGTTTCGAAAAACGTGAAGACATCGCCAGAATCTCTCCGGGAAAATTTCAGGAATCTGCGGCAGCACAGCGTGTGTTTTTTGTCGAGAAGATGTCCGATGATCTGGGGAAAGTGAAAAATGTTTTTATCAATTCAACAAAAAACGGGGAAATCACAACAGTGGTTTCTCAAAACGGGACAGTTGAAACCAACGATAAAGGGGAAAAATTTGTCGTATTGGAAGACGGGATGCGTTATCAGGAAACTCCGGATCAGTCCGATTTCCGGATTATGGAATTCGAGAAATACACGGCTTATATTGCGCCAAAGGGTGATGTGACAGTATCCGATATATCCACTCGGTCAATGACCACGATGGAATTATTGACTGACGCGAACAGCAAGAAAATGGGAGAATTGGTCTGGCGCATCGGGTTGCCTTTCATGTCCGTACTGTTGATGTTGCTGGCTATACCGCTGGGTTTCGTCAATCCCAGGGCAGGGCGCTCATTCAATCTGATCATTGCCGTTTTGCTTTATATGACTTACAGTAATTTGTCCAGTTTCATACAGGCATACGTTTCCCAAAACAAACTGGCTTTCGGTCTGGCGTGGTGGCCATTGCATCTGATTGTTGCACTGATTATCCTCCTGCTTTTTGCCCTGCGGCTGGGAGTAAACAGCAAATATCATCCTTATGTCCTGTTGTCCGCCATGAAACACAAACGTTTGCGGGATAAGGGGAACCGGTCATGA
- a CDS encoding PRC-barrel domain-containing protein, which produces MSYLVNDVYGMYKCDSPDGICFMGVKTIIGEEVIGKNGKKLGNIEELMIDMRTQHVAYALMTFGGFLGMGERLFAVPFRAFHNDGIKGHLFLDVDENSINNAPYIEKDNWPDMADKNWIREIHAFYGVEPYQVGM; this is translated from the coding sequence ATGAGTTATCTGGTAAACGATGTCTATGGTATGTACAAGTGCGATTCTCCCGATGGAATCTGTTTTATGGGTGTCAAAACAATTATCGGCGAGGAAGTTATCGGAAAAAATGGCAAAAAACTGGGTAATATTGAGGAACTGATGATCGATATGCGAACACAACATGTCGCATATGCTCTCATGACATTCGGTGGTTTTCTGGGTATGGGAGAACGCCTCTTCGCTGTTCCCTTCCGGGCCTTTCACAACGACGGTATCAAGGGTCATTTATTCCTTGATGTCGATGAAAATTCCATCAACAATGCACCTTATATCGAAAAAGACAATTGGCCTGACATGGCGGACAAAAACTGGATTCGTGAAATCCACGCCTTTTATGGAGTCGAACCTTATCAGGTTGGCATGTAA
- a CDS encoding DUF883 family protein yields MKKHFIARLIMLNSPDPQTKEDLKQKMESVSEQIDISKNDFMSATGNIKENLNNETERFQEDLKDLKDRVIDLSSKGINVARQTISTNLETAKGKASQLKHCALEKAGKSIQFTGNYIREKPYQSVGIAAGIGFLLGKIMSRK; encoded by the coding sequence TTGAAAAAACATTTCATTGCGAGATTGATTATGTTGAATTCACCGGATCCTCAAACCAAGGAAGATCTGAAACAGAAAATGGAATCGGTTTCTGAACAGATCGATATTTCCAAAAACGACTTTATGTCCGCAACCGGCAACATCAAGGAGAACCTGAACAATGAAACTGAAAGATTCCAGGAAGATCTGAAAGACCTAAAAGATCGAGTCATTGATTTATCCAGCAAAGGGATAAATGTAGCCAGACAAACGATCTCAACAAACCTTGAAACAGCAAAAGGCAAGGCCAGTCAACTCAAACACTGTGCACTTGAAAAAGCCGGAAAAAGTATTCAATTTACAGGCAATTATATAAGAGAAAAACCATATCAATCAGTTGGAATTGCCGCCGGTATCGGTTTCCTGCTCGGAAAAATCATGTCGCGAAAATAA
- a CDS encoding leucyl aminopeptidase: MDFSIKSADKKNSLNTIKTDCIVIGIYENGKPTDEAIELDANGIVTQALDSGDISGKAGSVLLVGSPAGLSAKRLLLLGLGKKPIGEKDFRQAIDTAIKTLKPLNIGDVLIALPFNTLSNRDLSWSIYCILSEFHSQLYRSDALKNQKEPSTKIQKVSFYIPSEDMTIAREALRHAKAITDGMTLAQDLGNLPANICTPTYLAKQAKTLAQTYKFGTEILDRKQIESLKMGCFLSVAKGSDEPPKFIVLKHMKGKSKEAPVILVGKGITFDSGGISLKPGASMDEMKFDMCGAASVLGTFKAIGELDLKQNIIGIIPACENLPSGHANKPGDIVTSMSGQTVEILNTDAEGRLILCDALTYAEKFNPAVVIDIATLTGACIVALGHINSGLFTRLDEQHDKLAGDLIAAAKSSNDPVWRMPIQDAYQDQLKSNFADMANIGGQPAGCVTAACFLERFTRKFVWAHLDIAGTAWKSGPSKGATGRPVPLLCTYLIQRENH; encoded by the coding sequence ATGGACTTTAGCATAAAATCAGCTGACAAAAAAAACTCTCTGAATACGATTAAAACAGACTGTATTGTCATCGGTATCTATGAAAACGGCAAACCGACCGATGAGGCGATCGAGCTCGATGCAAATGGCATTGTCACACAAGCACTTGACAGCGGCGACATCAGTGGCAAAGCCGGTTCCGTCTTGCTGGTCGGTTCCCCTGCAGGCCTTTCGGCAAAAAGACTGCTCCTGCTTGGACTCGGAAAAAAACCCATTGGAGAAAAAGACTTCAGACAAGCAATTGATACCGCGATCAAAACACTAAAACCACTGAATATCGGCGACGTGTTGATTGCCCTGCCGTTCAATACTCTTTCAAACCGTGATCTTTCATGGTCAATTTATTGCATCCTGTCGGAATTTCATTCCCAGTTATATCGCAGTGACGCTTTAAAAAATCAAAAAGAACCTTCCACTAAAATCCAGAAGGTATCATTTTACATTCCTTCAGAAGACATGACCATTGCAAGAGAAGCATTGCGCCATGCAAAGGCTATAACAGACGGAATGACTCTCGCACAGGATCTCGGCAATCTGCCCGCAAATATCTGCACTCCGACCTATCTGGCCAAGCAGGCAAAAACTCTGGCACAGACCTATAAATTCGGAACCGAGATTCTGGACAGAAAACAAATTGAATCGCTGAAAATGGGATGTTTTCTTTCCGTTGCCAAAGGAAGTGATGAGCCCCCCAAATTCATCGTTCTGAAACACATGAAGGGAAAATCAAAAGAAGCTCCCGTCATTCTTGTCGGAAAAGGAATTACATTCGATTCAGGCGGCATTTCTCTCAAACCCGGTGCAAGTATGGATGAAATGAAGTTTGATATGTGTGGTGCCGCTTCTGTCCTGGGAACCTTCAAGGCCATTGGTGAACTTGATCTGAAACAGAACATCATCGGTATTATCCCCGCCTGTGAAAACCTTCCTTCCGGCCATGCAAACAAACCCGGAGATATTGTGACCTCCATGTCCGGACAGACCGTTGAAATCCTGAATACGGATGCCGAAGGCCGCCTTATTCTCTGCGATGCCCTGACCTATGCAGAAAAATTCAATCCGGCTGTTGTTATCGACATCGCAACGCTTACGGGTGCCTGCATCGTTGCACTCGGACACATCAACAGCGGCTTGTTCACAAGACTGGATGAACAGCATGACAAGCTCGCCGGCGATTTGATTGCCGCGGCAAAAAGTTCCAATGATCCTGTGTGGCGCATGCCCATTCAAGATGCCTATCAGGACCAGCTGAAATCGAATTTTGCAGATATGGCCAACATTGGCGGCCAACCGGCAGGTTGTGTCACTGCCGCCTGTTTTCTGGAAAGATTTACACGGAAATTCGTCTGGGCACATCTGGATATTGCAGGCACAGCCTGGAAAAGCGGCCCGTCCAAAGGTGCAACAGGCCGACCGGTTCCCCTGTTGTGCACTTACCTCATCCAGCGTGAAAACCATTAA
- a CDS encoding AAA family ATPase, whose product MNYEESSRGILITISAAIAKEAKESFAHADWAKNIPAYLLLRGDDEITISYNELDEIAKDWVQEKLTQGGHRAMAGTIAGLRAASKDPANIEIYDLVVLAQALGEYIKQDAIDGWLYTLGDEGEHVPWLVTDVAYQEASNAPPCVAVYLTANSIPTRRDDLVRPASKVIYFFAEDVQFKKIADVLAMKGFMKETPALKAGYLKAMEVFTDILPKMNSQFWATGSGMEVDMDERTHYPERVVFENPCRVINDEGLLHRKFFTKINSPFWESFGLNFNEIPVHPHILCFNLETHTNMWIHVDNLTDYQYDSSLREKLILPEEHRDLIDILTQDMDILMDDIVAGKSGGTTILCKGAPGLGKTLTAEVYSEVVGRPLYRVHSGQLGVSSENVEKNLEKVLKRAQRWGAVMLIDEADVYIRRRGNEIDHNAVVASFLRTLEYFHGLLFLTTNRVDDVDDAIASRCIATIRYSVPKAEDAKRIWNVLANQFQFQLSEDLVDSLVDNFRGVSGRDIKELLKLTAKWCRQKNVTPSLDVFKTCAQFRGL is encoded by the coding sequence ATGAATTATGAAGAATCTTCACGTGGTATTTTGATAACCATTTCTGCTGCAATTGCGAAGGAGGCCAAAGAAAGTTTTGCGCATGCGGACTGGGCCAAGAATATTCCTGCCTATCTTCTTTTGAGAGGCGATGACGAGATAACCATTTCTTACAATGAACTGGATGAAATAGCAAAAGACTGGGTACAGGAAAAACTGACGCAGGGGGGGCATCGTGCCATGGCAGGGACAATTGCAGGATTAAGAGCCGCCTCGAAAGATCCCGCAAATATTGAAATATACGATCTGGTCGTGCTTGCCCAGGCATTGGGTGAATATATTAAACAGGATGCCATTGACGGCTGGCTTTATACACTTGGTGACGAGGGGGAACATGTTCCCTGGCTTGTGACCGACGTAGCTTATCAGGAAGCTTCGAATGCACCGCCGTGTGTAGCGGTGTATTTGACGGCGAACAGTATTCCGACCCGTCGGGATGACCTTGTCAGACCTGCGTCGAAAGTCATTTATTTCTTTGCTGAAGATGTGCAGTTCAAAAAAATAGCCGATGTTTTGGCAATGAAAGGGTTCATGAAGGAGACGCCTGCTTTAAAGGCCGGTTACCTTAAAGCCATGGAGGTTTTTACTGACATCCTGCCTAAAATGAACAGTCAGTTCTGGGCGACAGGAAGCGGGATGGAAGTGGATATGGATGAAAGGACCCACTATCCTGAACGGGTTGTTTTTGAAAATCCTTGCAGGGTTATCAATGATGAAGGGCTTCTTCACAGAAAGTTTTTTACCAAAATCAATTCTCCGTTCTGGGAAAGTTTTGGACTGAATTTCAATGAAATACCCGTTCATCCACATATATTGTGCTTCAATCTTGAAACCCATACGAACATGTGGATCCATGTCGATAATCTAACCGATTATCAGTATGATTCCAGTCTCAGGGAAAAATTGATCCTGCCGGAAGAACACCGTGATCTGATTGATATCCTGACGCAGGACATGGATATTCTCATGGATGATATTGTCGCAGGCAAGTCGGGAGGAACAACGATATTGTGTAAAGGTGCACCTGGGTTGGGCAAGACGTTGACAGCAGAAGTCTATTCGGAAGTGGTCGGCAGGCCTTTGTATCGGGTTCATTCCGGGCAGTTGGGGGTTTCTTCGGAAAATGTCGAAAAAAATCTTGAAAAAGTTTTAAAGCGTGCCCAGCGTTGGGGTGCTGTCATGTTGATCGATGAAGCCGATGTATATATTCGCCGGCGTGGAAATGAAATCGATCATAATGCGGTTGTTGCGTCTTTTTTGCGCACGCTAGAATATTTTCACGGGTTGCTTTTTCTGACAACCAACCGTGTCGATGATGTGGATGATGCGATTGCATCCCGTTGTATAGCTACTATCCGCTATTCAGTGCCGAAAGCCGAGGATGCCAAACGGATTTGGAATGTTCTGGCCAATCAGTTCCAGTTTCAGTTGTCGGAGGATCTGGTTGACAGTCTGGTTGACAACTTCAGGGGCGTATCCGGTCGGGATATCAAGGAATTGTTGAAACTGACGGCAAAATGGTGTCGTCAGAAAAATGTCACACCATCACTGGATGTGTTCAAGACTTGTGCGCAGTTTAGGGGGCTGTAA
- the lptG gene encoding LPS export ABC transporter permease LptG, producing the protein MKILQRYFLSQIIKSVAFILVAFLGLFAFFDLIGELSSVGRGGYQLHHVFIYILLGFPGYIYELMPFAVLIGTIYAMALFASNSEFTIMRVSSLSTGDACWMLAKVGLVFLLFTFLVGEVLTPYTSRIASDFRNNLIGRNLSDKFRTGMWSKDTIREKGREGAVTGSRFMNIKTMRPDGTIEQIKLYEFDQNLELARTLTAVKGNYLGNHEWELNGVVETQIKSASQSKNKRFPDSAPALVTQKHDSVRLISDVTPDILSVISVDANKMSAYELAVYNRHLVENKQDATSYQIAFWKKIIYPFSVFVMMALALPFAYLHFRSGGVSLKIFTGIMIGVAFILINNLFSHIGLLNTWPPFLTAVIPSLLFLLSAVFALWWVERH; encoded by the coding sequence ATGAAAATCCTGCAACGTTACTTTTTATCCCAGATTATCAAATCGGTTGCATTCATTCTGGTCGCTTTTCTGGGATTATTCGCATTTTTCGATCTGATTGGCGAACTGTCTTCTGTCGGAAGAGGCGGGTATCAGCTGCATCATGTATTTATTTACATACTGCTTGGATTTCCCGGCTATATATATGAGCTGATGCCTTTTGCCGTATTGATCGGAACCATTTATGCAATGGCTTTGTTTGCCTCCAATTCCGAGTTCACGATTATGAGGGTTTCTTCATTATCGACGGGGGATGCCTGCTGGATGCTTGCAAAAGTCGGTCTGGTCTTTCTCTTGTTTACTTTTCTGGTAGGCGAAGTGTTGACTCCGTATACATCCAGAATAGCCTCCGATTTCAGGAACAATCTGATTGGACGGAATCTTTCCGACAAGTTCCGTACCGGCATGTGGAGCAAGGATACCATTCGTGAAAAAGGCAGGGAAGGTGCTGTCACAGGGTCCCGATTCATGAATATAAAAACCATGAGACCTGACGGAACGATTGAACAGATAAAGCTCTATGAATTCGATCAGAATCTGGAACTTGCCAGAACCTTGACTGCGGTGAAAGGCAATTATCTGGGAAATCATGAATGGGAACTGAACGGTGTCGTTGAAACACAAATCAAGTCGGCAAGCCAGTCGAAAAACAAACGCTTCCCGGATTCGGCACCCGCTCTTGTCACACAAAAGCATGATTCAGTCCGTTTGATATCCGATGTCACGCCGGATATTCTTTCCGTGATTTCTGTGGATGCTAATAAAATGTCCGCTTATGAACTGGCGGTTTACAATCGGCATCTGGTTGAAAACAAACAGGATGCCACGAGTTATCAGATAGCGTTCTGGAAAAAAATCATTTACCCTTTTTCCGTTTTTGTCATGATGGCGCTGGCATTGCCATTTGCTTATCTCCATTTCCGGTCGGGAGGTGTCAGTCTGAAAATCTTTACCGGGATCATGATCGGTGTAGCGTTTATACTGATCAACAATTTGTTCTCTCATATCGGATTGCTGAATACTTGGCCGCCGTTTTTGACGGCTGTCATTCCGAGTTTATTGTTTCTTCTGTCCGCCGTTTTTGCTCTTTGGTGGGTGGAAAGACATTGA
- a CDS encoding dihydrofolate reductase gives MVISHVVAMSENRVIGKDGQMPWHIPGEQKIFKRLTVGKALILGRKTHESIGRVLPDRTTIIVSRQKDYDVAGAYVVHSIEEAIKLAGELGLEDIVIGGGGELFAQTLPFTDKVYLTVVHAVFEGETTYPVLSSDQFVEKTKREFDASIPYSFIEFERKA, from the coding sequence ATGGTTATATCTCATGTCGTTGCCATGTCAGAAAACAGGGTAATAGGGAAAGATGGGCAAATGCCTTGGCATATTCCGGGTGAACAAAAAATTTTCAAGAGACTCACTGTTGGCAAGGCATTAATTCTGGGGAGAAAAACCCACGAATCAATTGGGAGAGTTTTACCGGACAGGACGACTATTATCGTTTCACGACAGAAAGATTATGATGTTGCCGGAGCCTACGTCGTTCATAGCATTGAAGAAGCTATCAAACTGGCCGGTGAACTGGGATTGGAAGATATTGTAATCGGTGGGGGAGGAGAGTTGTTTGCCCAGACTTTGCCGTTTACTGACAAGGTTTATTTGACCGTCGTTCATGCTGTTTTTGAAGGTGAAACGACTTATCCTGTGTTGTCGAGTGATCAGTTTGTCGAAAAAACAAAAAGAGAATTCGATGCATCGATTCCGTATTCCTTTATTGAGTTTGAAAGAAAAGCGTAA
- a CDS encoding CysB family HTH-type transcriptional regulator, with protein MNLHQLRFVREAVRQNFNLTEAAKALFTSQPGVSKAIIELEDELGVDIFRRHGKRIRGLTEPGRMILNSIELIMQEVDDLKRIGKEYAAQDSGSLTVAATHTQARYFLPKIIPDFIQKYPKVRLSLLQRKADDIAEMVLLDQANLAVVTDYVAEQDGLITLPCNQWEFHLVVKPDHPLNDVKMLTLAEIAKYPLITYDKIFYGRSRIENIFHQRNVKPDILLEVIDADVIKTYVELGLGVGIIVGMAFNPEQDKNLRSIPVGHLFGTGRSSILVRKNAYLRGYIYAFIEMISPNLNRKLVEKALLDETATYEL; from the coding sequence ATGAATTTGCATCAGTTACGATTTGTTCGTGAGGCAGTACGGCAAAATTTCAATTTGACCGAAGCTGCCAAAGCGTTGTTTACATCCCAGCCTGGGGTTTCCAAAGCGATTATTGAACTTGAGGATGAGCTGGGAGTCGATATTTTCCGGCGTCATGGAAAACGTATTCGTGGTCTGACGGAGCCGGGCAGAATGATTCTGAATTCGATCGAACTGATTATGCAAGAAGTCGACGATCTGAAAAGGATCGGCAAGGAATATGCCGCTCAGGATTCTGGCAGTCTGACAGTTGCGGCGACACATACCCAGGCACGTTATTTCCTGCCTAAAATTATTCCCGATTTCATACAAAAATATCCGAAAGTCAGGCTTTCTCTTCTGCAGCGCAAGGCAGACGATATCGCGGAAATGGTTTTGCTTGACCAGGCGAATCTGGCTGTCGTAACGGATTATGTGGCAGAACAGGATGGGTTGATCACTTTGCCATGCAACCAGTGGGAATTTCATCTGGTTGTCAAGCCAGACCATCCTTTAAATGATGTGAAAATGTTGACGCTGGCGGAAATTGCAAAATATCCGCTTATCACTTATGACAAGATTTTTTATGGAAGGAGCCGGATAGAAAACATTTTCCATCAAAGAAATGTCAAGCCGGATATTCTTCTGGAAGTCATTGATGCCGATGTCATTAAAACGTATGTCGAACTGGGGCTTGGTGTCGGTATTATTGTCGGTATGGCATTCAACCCTGAGCAGGACAAAAATTTGCGTTCCATACCGGTAGGACATCTTTTCGGTACCGGAAGATCAAGTATTCTGGTCAGGAAAAATGCTTATTTGCGTGGATATATTTATGCATTTATCGAGATGATATCGCCCAATCTGAATCGCAAGCTTGTTGAGAAGGCATTGCTTGACGAGACGGCAACGTACGAATTGTAA
- a CDS encoding phage holin family protein, protein MDYLRLLLIDLKIQKQLFINRMVCLAIIFVFLFLSLIFLGIAIILSFINTPYLIIAAWCVFLAHVLVLLISLLIYIRYRSSTPLFCDIEKELKQDIDMMKEFL, encoded by the coding sequence ATGGATTATCTGAGACTTCTGTTAATTGATTTGAAAATCCAGAAGCAACTCTTCATCAACAGAATGGTTTGTCTGGCCATAATTTTCGTTTTTCTATTTCTTTCGTTAATTTTTCTGGGTATTGCCATTATACTTTCCTTTATCAATACCCCATACCTTATTATAGCTGCCTGGTGTGTTTTCCTCGCTCATGTTCTGGTTCTTCTTATCAGTCTGCTTATATATATACGGTACCGTTCATCCACCCCTTTGTTCTGCGATATTGAAAAAGAATTGAAACAGGACATCGATATGATGAAAGAATTTTTATGA
- a CDS encoding BON domain-containing protein has translation MKLSPKISAFFMALFLVSLVGCASTQQHQSASEYIDDAVITTKVKAALFNDPDLSAAEINVETYNGEVQLSGFVSTQSQINQAVQVAKKVEGVRKVKNSLLVK, from the coding sequence ATGAAACTTTCCCCAAAAATCTCTGCCTTTTTCATGGCATTATTTCTTGTGAGTCTGGTTGGATGCGCTTCCACCCAGCAACATCAAAGTGCCTCGGAATATATTGACGATGCTGTAATCACGACCAAAGTCAAAGCTGCCTTATTTAATGATCCAGACCTAAGTGCAGCCGAAATCAACGTCGAAACTTACAATGGAGAGGTTCAACTGAGTGGTTTCGTCTCTACACAAAGCCAGATTAATCAGGCTGTACAAGTCGCCAAGAAAGTGGAAGGCGTAAGAAAAGTCAAAAACAGCCTCTTGGTAAAATAG
- a CDS encoding DUF4142 domain-containing protein, with the protein MKKMMSFILLIAFGLGISVAHAQNYNSAPEVASTLWAINKAEIETSKMAKDKTISQPILQFSTKMFTEHQNAQKELEKILKENNISKISSADARTFRSEARKAMRTMKKLQGIAFDRTYMDYQISSHKKALEIINGYILPRVQNPALKKLYTSNEAEY; encoded by the coding sequence ATGAAAAAAATGATGTCTTTTATATTATTGATCGCTTTCGGTTTGGGCATTTCAGTTGCTCATGCACAGAATTACAATAGTGCACCGGAAGTTGCATCCACACTTTGGGCAATCAATAAAGCCGAGATTGAAACAAGCAAAATGGCAAAAGATAAAACGATCAGTCAGCCAATTCTCCAGTTCTCAACAAAAATGTTCACTGAACATCAAAATGCCCAGAAAGAACTTGAAAAAATCCTGAAAGAAAATAATATCAGCAAGATCTCCAGCGCTGATGCAAGAACATTTCGTAGCGAGGCCCGCAAAGCCATGCGTACAATGAAAAAACTCCAGGGGATCGCATTTGACAGAACCTATATGGACTATCAGATAAGTTCTCATAAAAAAGCTCTCGAAATAATCAATGGCTACATTCTTCCTCGTGTACAAAACCCGGCGCTGAAAAAACTATACACTTCAAATGAAGCAGAATATTGA